The Spirosoma oryzicola region ACATATACACCTACGCCGAACGACGAGCGCTGGCTTTTGCCGAAGGTACAATCGACGGCTAAAACATCGCTTCTGCGATCTGTTCAGCGTGAACTAGGCGCTGGCAATGTGAATCAGATCTTCGATTTGATTGATGATTGTAGCATTTTCGGGAATATCAATATCCTGTCCGACGACTTGGTAACCCATGAGTAGCAAGTGAACGTCCGGAAACGATTTCACCAGACGATCAACATAAGGTTGGACTTCGTGGTTTGCGGGTACCGAGGTCAAGGCCGTGAGCAGATAATCAGGTTTGTGAACGTTGTAGGCAAAAACCAACTCGTTGAACGGCAAACTCTGACCCAGATAAATAACTTTGTTGTAGCGAGCCCGAATGATGTAATTGCTGAAAAGGAGACTAATCTCGTGCATTTCACCTTCCGGTAAGAACAGCATGTATTTTTTGCCGTCTGGCCGCTGTTTGCTGGCCTGCCCATCGATAGCAACGATAATTTTCTGACGAATCAGATTAGAAATGAAGTGTTCCTGGGCAGAGCCAATCGATCCTGTCACCCAAAGCGTACCGATTCGGCTTAAGAATGGATAGACAATGTGAATCATTGTGTTCTCAAAGCCAAACTGGAGAATGTTCGTGCTGATGATCTTCTCGAAACGCTCCTCGTCGAGGTCAATCATCGAGATGGTAAGCGCGTGGATCTGATCAGGATAATTAAGTTGCCGATCTGAAATCTTGATTACTTCACGATACATTTCCTCTACCGACAGCTTCGAGATCTCAGATATCTTGTATCCATGATCTTTTAGCAGAGAAATATTCAGCACCAGTTTGAGATCCTGATCGTCGTACGTGCGGATATT contains the following coding sequences:
- a CDS encoding MerR family transcriptional regulator, producing the protein MSSYSIKDLEQLSGIKAHTLRIWEQRYNIISPKRTDTNIRTYDDQDLKLVLNISLLKDHGYKISEISKLSVEEMYREVIKISDRQLNYPDQIHALTISMIDLDEERFEKIISTNILQFGFENTMIHIVYPFLSRIGTLWVTGSIGSAQEHFISNLIRQKIIVAIDGQASKQRPDGKKYMLFLPEGEMHEISLLFSNYIIRARYNKVIYLGQSLPFNELVFAYNVHKPDYLLTALTSVPANHEVQPYVDRLVKSFPDVHLLLMGYQVVGQDIDIPENATIINQIEDLIHIASA